From the Ictalurus furcatus strain D&B chromosome 19, Billie_1.0, whole genome shotgun sequence genome, one window contains:
- the zgc:165507 gene encoding monocarboxylate transporter 2 isoform X2 — protein sequence MPPPAGAHAVPPPDGGWGWVVVCGAFISIGFSYAFPKATTVFFKDIQKIFDASYSEVAWISSIMLAVMYAGGPISSILVNTYGSRPVMIVGGFLCSIGMIAASFCNSVIQLYICIGLIGGFGLAFNLQPALTMIGKYFYKKRPIANGLAMAGSPVFLSTLAPLNQYLINAYGWRGSFFILGGLLLNCCVAGSLMRPLPQPLTKNDAKNDEEVPAAKTVKPTVWQTVNKYLDLSLFKHRGFLIYLSGNCIMFVGFFAPIVFLSPYARDSGVDEYSAAFLLSILAFVDMFARPSMGMVANTRWVRPKIQYFFSFAVFYNGVCHILCPLVQTYTGMVVYSVFFGFAFGMVSAVLFETLMDLVGPQRFSSAVGLTTIVECCPVLIGPPLAGKLVDITKNYKSMYICCGSVVIFASIWLFIGNVINYRLLEKERKLETYKQAELEEPDKGPNSTENGQASEELCGKVEDAVQRETNI from the exons ATGCCGCCCCCTGCTGGAGCTCATGCTGTGCCCCCTCCGGATGGAGGCTGGGGCTGGGTCGTGGTTTGTGGAGCCTTCATCTCCATCGGCTTCTCCTACGCTTTCCCCAAAGCCACGACTGTTTTCTTCAAGGACATTCAGAAAATTTTTGACGCATCATATAGTGAAGTTGCCTGGATCTCCTCCATCATGCTGGCCGTCATGTATGCCGGag GCCCTATAAGCAGTATCCTTGTAAACACATATGGCAGTCGGCCAGTAATGATAGTGGGTGGATTCCTGTGTTCCATCGGCATGATCGCTGCCTCATTTTGTAACAGTGTCATTCAGCTGTACATCTGCATCGGACTGATTGGAG GTTTTGGTCTTGCCTTCAACCTCCAGCCAGCTTTGACGATGATCGGGAAGTACTTTTACAAAAAGCGTCCCATAGCTAATGGCTTGGCCATGGCAGGTAGCCCTGTCTTTTTAAGCACCCTAGCTCCCTTAAACCAGTACCTCATCAACGCTTATGGCTGGAGAGGCAGCTTCTTTATTCTCGGAGGGCTTCTGCTCAACTGCTGCGTGGCCGGATCCCTTATGAGGCCACTTCCCCAGCCTTTGACAAAGAATGATGCCAAAAATGATGAAGAGGTTCCAGCTGCTAAGACGGTGAAGCCTACAGTGTGGCAGACTGTCAACAAATATCTTGACTTGTCACTCTTCAAGCACCGGGGCTTCCTCATCTACCTGTCAGGAAATTGCATTATGTTTGTAGGCTTCTTCGCCCCCATTGTGTTCCTTTCTCCATATGCCAGGGACAGTGGTGTAGATGAGTACTCAGCAGCCTTCCTACTCTCCATCTTGGCTTTTGTGGACATGTTTGCTCGACCATCTATGGGAATGGTGGCCAACACACGTTGGGTGCGGCCAAAGATCCAGTACTTCTTTAGCTTTGCTGTCTTCTATAATGGCGTATGCCACATACTGTGCCCACTGGTTCAGACCTACACTGGCATGGTGGTGTACTCTGTGTTCTTTGGGTTTGCCTTCGGCATGGTGAGCGCTGTGCTCTTTGAGACACTCATGGACCTGGTAGGACCTCAGAGGTTCTCAAGCGCTGTGGGCCTCACCACCATTGTTGAGTGCTGCCCTGTGCTTATTGGACCACCTCTGGCAG GGAAACTAGTGGATATTACTAAAAACTACAAGTCCATGTACATATGCTGTGGCTCTGTGGTCATATTTGCCAGCATCTGGCTCTTCATCGGCAACGTCATCAACTACCGTCTGCTGGAGAAAGAACGCAAGCTGGAGACGTACAAGCAAGCAGAACTTGAAGAGCCTGACAAGGGACCCaatagtacagaaaatggacaggCATCTGAGGAACTCTGTGGGAAAGTGGAAGATGCTGtgcagagagaaacaaacatttaa
- the zgc:165507 gene encoding monocarboxylate transporter 2 isoform X1, whose translation MLEQEKTFTMPPPAGAHAVPPPDGGWGWVVVCGAFISIGFSYAFPKATTVFFKDIQKIFDASYSEVAWISSIMLAVMYAGGPISSILVNTYGSRPVMIVGGFLCSIGMIAASFCNSVIQLYICIGLIGGFGLAFNLQPALTMIGKYFYKKRPIANGLAMAGSPVFLSTLAPLNQYLINAYGWRGSFFILGGLLLNCCVAGSLMRPLPQPLTKNDAKNDEEVPAAKTVKPTVWQTVNKYLDLSLFKHRGFLIYLSGNCIMFVGFFAPIVFLSPYARDSGVDEYSAAFLLSILAFVDMFARPSMGMVANTRWVRPKIQYFFSFAVFYNGVCHILCPLVQTYTGMVVYSVFFGFAFGMVSAVLFETLMDLVGPQRFSSAVGLTTIVECCPVLIGPPLAGKLVDITKNYKSMYICCGSVVIFASIWLFIGNVINYRLLEKERKLETYKQAELEEPDKGPNSTENGQASEELCGKVEDAVQRETNI comes from the exons atgctggaacag GAAAAGACTTTCACAATGCCGCCCCCTGCTGGAGCTCATGCTGTGCCCCCTCCGGATGGAGGCTGGGGCTGGGTCGTGGTTTGTGGAGCCTTCATCTCCATCGGCTTCTCCTACGCTTTCCCCAAAGCCACGACTGTTTTCTTCAAGGACATTCAGAAAATTTTTGACGCATCATATAGTGAAGTTGCCTGGATCTCCTCCATCATGCTGGCCGTCATGTATGCCGGag GCCCTATAAGCAGTATCCTTGTAAACACATATGGCAGTCGGCCAGTAATGATAGTGGGTGGATTCCTGTGTTCCATCGGCATGATCGCTGCCTCATTTTGTAACAGTGTCATTCAGCTGTACATCTGCATCGGACTGATTGGAG GTTTTGGTCTTGCCTTCAACCTCCAGCCAGCTTTGACGATGATCGGGAAGTACTTTTACAAAAAGCGTCCCATAGCTAATGGCTTGGCCATGGCAGGTAGCCCTGTCTTTTTAAGCACCCTAGCTCCCTTAAACCAGTACCTCATCAACGCTTATGGCTGGAGAGGCAGCTTCTTTATTCTCGGAGGGCTTCTGCTCAACTGCTGCGTGGCCGGATCCCTTATGAGGCCACTTCCCCAGCCTTTGACAAAGAATGATGCCAAAAATGATGAAGAGGTTCCAGCTGCTAAGACGGTGAAGCCTACAGTGTGGCAGACTGTCAACAAATATCTTGACTTGTCACTCTTCAAGCACCGGGGCTTCCTCATCTACCTGTCAGGAAATTGCATTATGTTTGTAGGCTTCTTCGCCCCCATTGTGTTCCTTTCTCCATATGCCAGGGACAGTGGTGTAGATGAGTACTCAGCAGCCTTCCTACTCTCCATCTTGGCTTTTGTGGACATGTTTGCTCGACCATCTATGGGAATGGTGGCCAACACACGTTGGGTGCGGCCAAAGATCCAGTACTTCTTTAGCTTTGCTGTCTTCTATAATGGCGTATGCCACATACTGTGCCCACTGGTTCAGACCTACACTGGCATGGTGGTGTACTCTGTGTTCTTTGGGTTTGCCTTCGGCATGGTGAGCGCTGTGCTCTTTGAGACACTCATGGACCTGGTAGGACCTCAGAGGTTCTCAAGCGCTGTGGGCCTCACCACCATTGTTGAGTGCTGCCCTGTGCTTATTGGACCACCTCTGGCAG GGAAACTAGTGGATATTACTAAAAACTACAAGTCCATGTACATATGCTGTGGCTCTGTGGTCATATTTGCCAGCATCTGGCTCTTCATCGGCAACGTCATCAACTACCGTCTGCTGGAGAAAGAACGCAAGCTGGAGACGTACAAGCAAGCAGAACTTGAAGAGCCTGACAAGGGACCCaatagtacagaaaatggacaggCATCTGAGGAACTCTGTGGGAAAGTGGAAGATGCTGtgcagagagaaacaaacatttaa